aGTAACTGGGAGGGGTTTGGTCCAAATGGAGCTTTTGAGCACCAGAAGTCCAgtaaatgctgctgctttgggggaTAAAGCACCCCTTAAATATGAGCTCAGCCCCAGAATGCCCAGAGGAAGGGTCCTGACAGCCCTTTCTGGGCAGTGAACAGCACAGTGCAGTTCTGAGCTTCTCCTGTGCTCACCCAAATGAAAGTTTGCTCTAAATCACCAGCTCTGGGAGgtaggtggggtttttttttaatataatatttccAGTGGAAACTGGAGCACCCCTTTACTTCACCAGCTAGTCACAGAGCTGCTTCAACCTGACAGAGCTGTGGTCACCTGGGTGGAGACCCCAGTGTCACAGAACTTGGGACCCCAAAATGAAAAtgggcagcagtgggatgggatCCAAGTACATGGGAGTACAGTGACTGGAGCTGATGCATCACCACTGCACAGGAGATTGTCTGCTGGGCACCTCCATCCCCAGGTGGGATGGGAAGGGCAGGATCTGCACCAGGACCAGCTGTGAGCACTGGGATGTGCAGGAGGGCTCCTCAACACAAGCACCCCACAATGGACAAAGAAGCATCCACAGTGTTTGCACCCTTCCTCACCCCCATAATCATCCTTGTGGATGCAGGACAGTCAGCCAGCCTTGGCTTTGACCTacatgtatattttaaataacatcAACTGAAATGACAAAGGAAAGCATGAAGTCAGTCAAAGGCatggaagggaaaaattaaGTCAGTCAAAAAAAGGCCAAAGTGTTTCTGACCACAAGGGTggttcagctggagaaaaaacaGCCCTGAATGCCACAAGTGCCTGGTTTCCTCAAATCACTACTTTtcttgttaaaaacaaaacagaagagaaggGTGTTTGGGCAGCAGGTTCCTCGGGTTCTGGGAAGAAGCTGGGATGTCTCTGTGCTTGGGGGATACAGAGCAGATGGAGGGGGTGGGGGCTGTGACACGCTGGTTATCACAGTCAggtcccagctctctgctcagcttCCCCAAAAATTATTCATACAGGACATAATGCCCCTACCCTGGCCTCACTCTCCCAAAGGAGGCTGcctccatccccagcaccaAGTCCTCATCACACACAACACAGTTGTCCCCACCGTGTCCTACCTGCCATTGTGTCTCCACTGAGTGCCAGAGGACAGATtcaccctgctccaggcagagctgtccctggtcCCAGTCCTAGCCAACCAGCCAATATCCCATCCCCCAGCACCTCAAAAGGTTGTGTCACCCtgtcccccaccccaaaaaacagGCTGTTGTGGCAGGACTGTTCAGAAAAGGAGTTTTGGGCCAGAGGATGCTTGTCCAGAGatgtccccaaaccccagggAAGGGTAGCTGTGGGCAAGGTGATCTCTGCAGCTGAACATGCCATCTCTGGGCTAGTAGTAGTCCTCCTCACTGTCCCTGTAATCCTCAGGTGTCGTGCGGGGCTTCAGCAGGGAGAAGTCTGTCAGGTTGAGTTGGTCTGAAATGGCAGCATGAGGACAATGTGACATTGCCACCCTGCTTtgcctgtccccctccccaccagGACCAAAGCCAAACCATGCACAGCAGCTTTCAGGggcatccccagcacagccctgtgctccagcagctcctgccataGTGGTGTGCTGTGCCCAAACATCTGTTCCCACGTCCCCATGAGAGCAGGGGGATAAGGAGGCGGTGCTCACCCGGTGTGAAGACGGTCAGGCTGGCCAGTGCCACCACCTCCCCGAGCCTGTTCCGGGCAAAGCAGCGGTACGTGCCCTCATCCGTCACCCGCACGCCCTGGATCTGGAGCCAGCCTGTCACCTCGTATTTCTGGGGGCCACCTCTGAACTGCAAGAAGGGAGGATTTCTGTCAGCACTTGTGGCAGAAGCAAGAGGGAGTCTGTGCCACAGAGCCCCGGTCCCCTTTCAGCAGGCACTGAGGTCCCAGGATTGCTCTGGTAGCAACCATGCTATTTTCTGTTTATCCTCTGGAATAAATAAGCTTTTCCTgacccagctgggctgcagctgtgtttgcaggcTGCTATTATGGTGTGGTGGCCAGGGGTGGAGGACAGTAGAGTTtcctccagccaggcagggtAGTCTTTGGGGTGAAGATCCTCAGTCAGACCCTGTGACAAGCTGTGGGGAGGCCTGAAGGACAGAAAGATAGAAGGGGGCCATGGTGCAGGTTCCACCTGCTCCTCTggctccctccatccatcctaCCACAGTTTCTTCCTCATTTGTGCCTGGCTGAGGTGCATGGCCCCTTTGCCTCTGCTCACACCCTCTAATAGCTAAGTACACCCAGCTGGGTGCTATATTTGGGGCTGGCCACAGGCAGGATGCTGACCCCTGGGCCTGCCAGCTCAGGGAGAGAAGCCCTGCTGATGGGAAAAAAGGGTAGGAACTGCCTGAGTGTGCTGGTAGGACCAGAGGACAACCCAGGCTGTAAGGCACTGGGGAagtcctctttccttctctctttccagccctgccagcaagACTGCAAGTGAAGCCAGCATACACAGCAAACTAAAGGCAGGCAAGTAGGAAACTCCCTGCTTCAGGACTCTATGAATAAGTTCAAAAAATACCAGAGGAAATGACAGAAGAGAGCTATGCTGATGGCTCCTACCACTGAGACACCAGCCCTAGCTCAGTTAGTTCTCATCTTATAGAGCCTCCAGTCACCCCTTCTCAtccccaggcagccaggctTAGCCATTCCCAGAGTATGACCACTCTCAGGTCTGGTTGTCCATGAGCCCTGGGAAGCACTGGGTCACTCTGGGGTTGTCTTCAATGCCCTGGGCACACGGCTCACCTGGACAGAGATGTGGGGGTcatctccaggcagcagcatctccGTGCCATCCTTCCTCCACTCAATGGATGCCATGGGGTAGGCAAAGACCTCGCAGCCGAAGATGACATCCTGCCCGGTGATGTTCCATGTGTCATAGGGAGGAGAGGTGATCTGAGGCTCTGGGAGGGGGGTAGAGGAGAGCAGGTTGGACTCAGAAGAGGTCCCACCCTTGGCAGGTCCCACAGACTCTCTTGGGCAGgtctctggagcagcagcatttgGTTCACATAGAGATGCCGGGACCCTTCCCATGTctgtctcctctccctcccatgGCAGATCCCCACCTTTCCCAAGGACATGGTCCCTCctcacagctgggactgggagctCCCTCCCCTACACCCCCAGTCCATGGAGGGTTGCCATCCCTGCTGGCCTGTGTTTCCCTGCCCATGCAGTGATGCTCAGGAGACACACGCAGCAGGAAGAGTGCAATGACAGCAATGTTACAAAACAAAGCTCTCCTGAGCCATTGGAGCATGCTCCTCCTGTGGGAGAAAGGCCAAGGGGCACTCATCCAGCCTGAGGCTGGTGAGGATGGATGAGGTAGTTGAGCTTCCAGCCAAGTGAGGCCTCTGCTCTGACACAGGGCTCGTGACAGCAATGAAAGGAGTCAGCAGGTCCCCATGTCCCAGATGGAGCCAACAGCTCCAGGTTCCACATCCCTTCCCTGGAGGGACAGAGTGAGGACTGTCCTCACACACACCTGGTCCATGATCTGGCCCATAGCATGAGCCAGAGTTCAAGGAAGGGTTTCCACCTTCAGATATACCTGGAAAAACAGATGATGATCTACAGAAAATAAGGTCAACCTTGACACCCCTCAGGCTGCAGTGACATCACTGGGTGACCTGTGCCGGGCTGGGCAGGATGGGGCATGGCCTTCCTGCTAGACTGTTCCCTCTCAACCCCCACCCGAGTTTTAAATGGGAGATGGAAATCACACAGCCAAGCCAAACCAACCCTGGTTTCTATTTGCAGGAGGCAGGCACatttctcaggagcagcaggccaGTGTGAACCCAGCCCCAACGCCAAGAATTCGCTAACAATTCCCTGGAACTTCCccatctgctccagcaggattTGTTGCTTCCATAAACTCCACTCCCTCTTGGCAAAGCTTCTCCCATATTTCTCCAAGCACTGGATCTGCAAGgggctcccccagcacagcagggtgggGGCACTAGTGGGaacctggcactgcagggagcagcccccagcacagtCCTGTCCCTGGTTTTGCTGCCAGGTGAAACTGTTAAGCCAGACCCCCTTGCTTGgctcttcccacagctccagggctaCTACCTGACTCACAGGGACCTTCATGGGCCACAGTGAGGTTGGTGTCGGGGTGAGCATGGGCAGCCTCCAGGAACTTGCAGATCTGGGCGTAGGTTTTGCCGTCAGAGCCGCAGAGAGCCAGGTGGGAGAGGCAGGCACACTGGGGCTCGGGCACCTCTCCGTGACGCAGGTCCCCGGCATCCAGCTGGCACTCCAGGTGCTCCCCACACTTGCCGTAGAAGTGGTTGGTGTTGTCCAGGTCACAGATCTGTCCCTCCAGGTTGGCACACTCCCAGCAACAGTCACAGGCATCCCGCACCGTGCCTGCCAGGCACCCGCGTGGCGTCGGGCACTCCTCTGGCTGGCACTCAGTGCAgccctccccttcctccagc
Above is a genomic segment from Serinus canaria isolate serCan28SL12 chromosome 6, serCan2020, whole genome shotgun sequence containing:
- the KAZALD1 gene encoding kazal-type serine protease inhibitor domain-containing protein 1 → MSEAKPFSISCLMLSLFSLHWAFLQLGQAFPSTSDYLQRGWQRLLEEGEGCTECQPEECPTPRGCLAGTVRDACDCCWECANLEGQICDLDNTNHFYGKCGEHLECQLDAGDLRHGEVPEPQCACLSHLALCGSDGKTYAQICKFLEAAHAHPDTNLTVAHEGPCESEPQITSPPYDTWNITGQDVIFGCEVFAYPMASIEWRKDGTEMLLPGDDPHISVQFRGGPQKYEVTGWLQIQGVRVTDEGTYRCFARNRLGEVVALASLTVFTPDQLNLTDFSLLKPRTTPEDYRDSEEDYY